In Anaerolineales bacterium, the following proteins share a genomic window:
- a CDS encoding DMT family transporter: protein MRLKADLTLLLVSILWGSAFVAQRVAGQMGGVYYFNGLRYLLAALVVLPFVGQIANLTNAPKPQFKWMFLAGFLLFVASALQQAGMQYTSAGNAGFITSLYVVLIPIVLFLFWRERQHWTSIVAVALAGAGAFLLSTGGQFEVRAGDALELGGAFFWAIHVIVLGKFASKFEPIGFSVGQLAVCGILNLLVGFFAEDGITLHAPILFAIAYTAFLSLGLSYTLQVWAQKHTPPADAALILSLESVFAVLAGWLMLDERLNVIQLFGCVMIFVAVVLSQARQWSLQGTIDRDHLIEGR, encoded by the coding sequence ATGCGCCTCAAAGCAGACCTCACGCTCCTCCTCGTATCCATCCTTTGGGGATCGGCGTTCGTAGCGCAGCGCGTCGCGGGGCAGATGGGCGGCGTGTATTACTTCAACGGGTTGAGGTATCTGCTCGCCGCGTTGGTGGTTCTGCCGTTTGTAGGTCAAATTGCCAATTTGACCAACGCGCCGAAGCCGCAATTCAAATGGATGTTCCTCGCGGGCTTTCTGCTGTTCGTCGCCAGCGCGTTGCAACAGGCGGGGATGCAATACACCAGCGCAGGCAACGCGGGCTTTATCACCAGCCTCTACGTGGTCTTGATTCCCATCGTCCTGTTTTTGTTTTGGCGTGAGCGGCAACACTGGACGTCCATCGTCGCGGTGGCGCTGGCTGGGGCGGGGGCGTTCTTGCTGTCTACGGGCGGGCAATTTGAGGTCCGCGCGGGAGACGCGCTCGAGTTGGGCGGCGCGTTCTTCTGGGCGATCCACGTTATCGTGTTGGGAAAGTTCGCGTCCAAATTCGAGCCGATCGGATTCTCGGTGGGACAACTCGCCGTCTGCGGGATTCTGAATCTGCTCGTCGGCTTTTTCGCGGAAGACGGAATCACGCTTCACGCGCCGATTTTATTTGCCATCGCCTACACAGCCTTTCTCTCGCTTGGACTTTCGTACACGCTTCAAGTCTGGGCGCAGAAGCACACCCCTCCCGCCGACGCGGCGTTGATTCTGAGTCTTGAATCCGTTTTCGCGGTGTTGGCTGGCTGGCTCATGCTCGATGAACGCCTCAACGTGATTCAGCTTTTCGGCTGTGTGATGATTTTCGTTGCAGTTGTGCTGTCGCAAGCCCGTCAATGGAGCCTTCAGGGTACAATTGACCGCGATCACTTGATCGAGGGACGTTGA
- a CDS encoding diacylglycerol kinase family lipid kinase, producing the protein MTAKVILNPYSNRWNSQKRWAEAEAALKAAGVDFELVVSERKGHIIELAAQAAREKFSPIIVAGGDGSVGDAANGLMQALALSGDEATRNEAIGPLGIMPTGSANDIVYALGLPTNLNEAARVIANGKTRAMDLGKFNGKYFVNNSGAGLEPYVTIKHEKIKWIKGIARYLVAAALAIMDKPEWAGRIKWDDDEYVGKFSFISIGNGRRTGGFFMTPHANLFDGKLTLAFGYRATRLGLFQALPRAFNEDKGSYVELGGMREVNTTKISIHLESPSPAHTDGELLPEWIQDFEYEILPKKLNVLVA; encoded by the coding sequence ATGACAGCCAAAGTAATCCTCAACCCTTACTCGAATCGCTGGAACTCACAGAAACGCTGGGCAGAAGCCGAAGCCGCGCTCAAAGCCGCAGGCGTGGATTTTGAGTTAGTCGTCTCGGAACGCAAGGGACACATCATCGAACTCGCCGCGCAAGCCGCGCGTGAAAAATTCTCGCCGATCATCGTCGCAGGCGGGGATGGCTCGGTGGGCGACGCCGCGAATGGACTGATGCAGGCGCTCGCGCTGAGCGGAGACGAAGCGACGAGAAATGAAGCGATTGGTCCACTGGGAATCATGCCGACGGGTTCCGCAAACGACATCGTCTACGCGCTCGGTCTGCCGACGAATCTAAACGAAGCCGCCCGCGTCATTGCGAACGGGAAGACGCGTGCGATGGACCTCGGCAAGTTCAATGGGAAATATTTTGTCAATAACTCGGGCGCGGGGCTGGAGCCGTACGTCACGATCAAGCACGAAAAAATTAAATGGATCAAGGGCATTGCGCGCTATCTCGTCGCGGCAGCGCTAGCCATCATGGACAAACCCGAATGGGCGGGAAGAATCAAATGGGACGACGACGAATACGTTGGAAAATTTTCATTCATCTCGATCGGCAACGGACGCCGCACAGGCGGATTCTTCATGACGCCTCATGCGAATCTTTTCGACGGGAAATTGACTCTCGCCTTCGGCTACCGCGCCACCCGCCTCGGACTCTTCCAAGCCCTGCCGCGCGCTTTCAATGAAGACAAAGGCAGTTATGTCGAGTTGGGTGGAATGCGCGAAGTGAACACAACCAAAATTTCCATCCACCTTGAATCGCCCTCTCCCGCCCACACCGATGGCGAGTTGCTCCCCGAGTGGATTCAAGATTTTGAGTATGAGATTCTGCCGAAGAAATTAAATGTTTTGGTGGCTTGA
- a CDS encoding GNAT family N-acetyltransferase, which translates to MTELSFHPLTRNLWNDFEELFGSHGACDGCWCMHWKLRGKAYDEAKGYETRQLHKEIVDSKTVTGLLAYLHGDVVGWVAVEPRTAYERLAHSRVLKPVDEQEVWSVPCFFVAKKFRRQGINVELLKAAVEYVRSKGGRIVEGYPIDSGKQIPAPFAFTGTASAFVKAGFKEVARNSPTRPIFRFEIE; encoded by the coding sequence ATGACTGAACTCTCCTTCCACCCTCTCACCCGTAACCTCTGGAACGACTTCGAAGAACTTTTCGGCTCTCACGGCGCGTGCGACGGTTGCTGGTGTATGCACTGGAAACTGCGCGGCAAAGCATACGACGAAGCCAAAGGTTACGAGACTCGCCAATTGCACAAAGAGATCGTTGATTCTAAAACTGTCACAGGCTTGCTCGCTTATCTGCATGGCGACGTGGTGGGGTGGGTGGCTGTCGAGCCGCGCACCGCTTATGAGCGGCTGGCTCACTCACGCGTCCTAAAACCCGTTGACGAGCAGGAAGTTTGGTCTGTCCCGTGTTTCTTCGTCGCAAAGAAATTTCGCAGGCAGGGAATCAACGTCGAGCTGTTGAAAGCCGCCGTAGAGTACGTCCGATCGAAGGGTGGACGAATCGTGGAAGGTTATCCGATAGACAGCGGCAAACAAATCCCCGCGCCATTTGCCTTCACGGGTACAGCCTCCGCGTTTGTCAAAGCGGGCTTCAAAGAAGTTGCGCGCAACTCGCCCACGCGTCCCATTTTTCGGTTTGAGATTGAGTGA